One genomic region from Salvia hispanica cultivar TCC Black 2014 chromosome 2, UniMelb_Shisp_WGS_1.0, whole genome shotgun sequence encodes:
- the LOC125204757 gene encoding probable 2-oxoglutarate-dependent dioxygenase AOP1 — translation MGSLANQTLPTIAFSSQNLEVGSSSWLSTSKQVVLALEEFGCFIATYTNFSPQLHHAIFQASEELFDLPTPVKMLNTSDTPSHGYVGQEPIVPLYEGLGIENSTTEQGMERFTSLLWPSGNETFREAAFEYSKVVAELDKVVMTMVSEVYGIRNAYESLVEATSYLLRFIKYLAPVGDEAGLGIVPHTDKSFTSILHQRQVKGLQIMTKTGDWVGVDPSPSAFVVMAGDACMGFTNGRIEPSYHRVMIEGSEERYSLGVFTFIRDVVIQVPEELVDEDHPLQFKPFDNYKYIHFYYTEEGRRSKCPIRAYCGV, via the exons ATGGGTTCTCTTGCAAATCAAACACTCCCCACGATAGCCTTCTCATCCCAAAATCTTGAAGTAGGATCATCTTCTTGGCTTTCCACAAGCAAACAAGTGGTTCTTGCACTAGAAGAATTCGGTTGTTTCATCGCCACTTACACCAACTTCTCCCCCCAACTCCACCATGCCATCTTCCAAGCTTCCGAGGAGCTCTTCGATCTCCCAACTCCTGTCAAAATGCTCAACACTTCCGACACACCTTCTCACGGCTATGTCGGCCAAGAGCCCATCGTTCCACTCTACGAAGGGCTAGGGATCGAAAACTCCACCACCGAACAAGGCATGGAACGCTTCACTAGTCTCCTATGGCCTTCCGGAAATGAAACTTTCCG TGAAGCAGCCTTTGAATACTCTAAGGTTGTGGCGGAATTGGATAAGGTGGTGATGACGATGGTGTCGGAGGTTTATGGGATAAGGAATGCATATGAATCGTTAGTCGAAGCGACGTCGTATCTTCTCCGTTTCATAAAGTATCTTGCTCCGGTGGGAGATGAGGCTGGTTTAGGGATTGTCCCTCACACTGACAAGAGCTTCACCTCCATTCTTCACCAGCGCCAAGTGAAGGGGCTCCAAATTATGACAAAAACCGGCGATTGGGTCGGTGTCGATCCCTCGCCATCGGCTTTTGTTGTCATGGCCGGCGACGCTTGTATG GGATTCACAAATGGAAGAATAGAGCCTTCATATCATAGAGTGATGATTGAAGGGAGTGAAGAAAGGTATTCACTTGGGGTGTTTACTTTTATTAGGGATGTGGTAATACAAGTGCCGGAAGAGCTAGTTGATGAAGATCATCCTTTGCAATTTAAGCCTTTTGACAACTAcaaatatatccatttttaTTACACCGAGGAAGGAAGGAGATCAAAGTGTCCAATTAGGGCTTATTGTGGAGTTTGA
- the LOC125204824 gene encoding deoxypodophyllotoxin synthase-like — MDSPSQSQLPTIKFKLKNLKNGSTDSFNSTSDSVRAALETYGCFVIEYEEMSPQLYEAMYGLSEELFRLPIETKRNHTSQLPGFGYGGNYAAMPLFEYFGIEHAQTDLESMRKFTGLFWPDGNHYFCETLQSYCNLLSELYWTVMKMVTSSYGLERYYSPLETASFYMTRLMRYHAPGEGKSNIGILPHRDKSFLSVIGTNEVRGLEIETRDGDWIHFEPAPTKFIVVVGEALMAWSNGRIYCPLHKVVARGMKEKYSIGTFSFVRGILEVPQELVNDKNPLQFKPFNHLDFLDYCREGGPKMYGAIQRYCEESNRIES, encoded by the exons ATGGATTCCCCCTCCCAATCTCAGCTCCCCACAATCAAATTCAAGTTgaagaatttgaaaaatgGAAGCACAGATTCGTTCAATTCGACCTCGGATTCAGTCCGTGCGGCTCTGGAGACGTACGGGTGCTTCGTGATCGAGTACGAGGAGATGAGTCCACAGCTGTACGAGGCGATGTACGGGCTTTCGGAGGAACTGTTCCGCCTCCCCATTGAAACTAAACGCAACCACACTTCTCAACTTCCAGGTTTCGGCTATGGCGGAAATTATGCTGCGATGCCTCTCTTTGAATATTTCGGCATCGAACATGCTCAAACTGATCTCGAATCAATGAGAAAGTTCACCGGCTTGTTCTGGCCCGACGGCAACCACTACTTTTG TGAGACGCTACAGTCATACTGCAATTTGCTGTCGGAATTGTATTGGACGGTGATGAAGATGGTTACAAGCAGTTATGGATTAGAAAGATACTACAGCCCCCTTGAAACGGCGTCGTTTTATATGACACGATTGATGAGGTATCACGCCCCAGGTGAAGGCAAATCTAACATCGGCATCTTGCCTCACAGAGACAAGAGTTTCTTGTCTGTAATTGGGACTAACGAGGTACGAGGTTTGGAGATCGAAACTCGTGATGGTGACTGGATCCATTTTGAGCCAGCTCCCACAAAGTTCATCGTTGTTGTTGGTGAAGCTCTCATG GCATGGAGCAATGGTAGGATATACTGTCCCCTTCACAAAGTGGTGGCGCGAggaatgaaagaaaaatattctattggtacattttcttttgttagGGGAATATTGGAAGTACCTCAAGAATTGGTGAATGACAAAAATCCACTCCAATTTAAACCTTTCAACCATTTGGATTTTCTTGACTACTGCCGTGAAGGGGGCCCGAAGATGTATGGAGCCATTCAAAGATACTGCGAAGAGTCGAACCGAATAGAATCCTAG